In the genome of Carya illinoinensis cultivar Pawnee chromosome 13, C.illinoinensisPawnee_v1, whole genome shotgun sequence, the window TTAGATAAGTAGTGATTTAACATAATATCAAAACAGTACAATTTTGAACACGAAGTCtgtattttcttttgaagagtGTTAAGATATAGAGATGGGGAGTCTTGGATCCTTATGAACATGTAAATCGTACGATTATTTGTTGAGGAAGGACTATAGACCAGGACATAATCATTTAGCCTAGCTAACAAGTGCAGAGAAGAAGAATAATGATAGTAAAAGAAGGGTTTACACATGGAAAGAAGGTCTATGCCCTAATTGAACTATATATTTTAGGTTGACTCATGATCAACAAACAAAAGCAGATATAATTGCAAGCTAAACATATTTTAGGTTGACTCATGATCAACAAACAAAAGCAGATATAATTGCAAGCTAAACATGTCACTCACAAACCTCAAATCCATCCATTACATTGCAGTACTCACCAAACTCTCGATCATGTCAGAAAACATATAAAAGaggaataaataaacaaaagggAAAGTAGGTATAAAGGGCTAAATTTAGTTGGACAAAACCAGCTAAATTTAGTGATTAGTGTACCCTACATTAATTTGAAACCCAACTAAAACAGTATCAAAGTGGGGGGAAAGCTAACAAATGCTTCCTAAGATCATCACCCAAATCAAAATCCCAAGTTCTCACACTATACTTAAACGATCAGATGGAAAAAACCACGATcgaattaaaaactaatatgaTAATTTCATCCCATTTCTTTAAATTAGTGAAATGATCTGatctttttttcatatattctaTAAACACACATCGATCAAACCGAAATATCTTGGAgtgcaaagaaaaagaagagctCTAAGTCTGGAGGAGCAAAGAATGGAATCGGGGATCTTTGCAAGGAGCAATTCGAAGCTACTCTTTTCTTCTTGGGTGCTGGTGGGCATGTTGACATCTCTGGTATTCTGAATCTCTGAGCTTTTGGAGTGGAGCAGCCGCTTGAGGGGACTTCATGATGAACGCCCTGATCAAAATCTATGTCGCCgatctttgaaaaatcattgcAGCTTGGGGTGGAAGAGTTTGAAGGCAAACTTCTCGATGCTTCTTCTTGATTGATCTTGGAGTGCTGAACAAGCTGCCGCTTCTTGAAatgctttcttcttcttgtctTTCTGGTTGgccttgttcttgttcttccaGTTGGAGATGGAGCCATTTGAAACAGATAAAGGATGATAAAAGCTTAGTGCTCTCTCTGCCGGATTTGGTAGTACTTGAAGAGCAGTGAAGTAGAACAAATCACAGTGACAGCATGTACTGAATCTGGCAGGAGTGATTAAGCTGCTGGAACCTTTTACCAAAGGTTAGATCAGAAGGAATGTCTCCAAAACACAAACTAACACCAGAAAAACCCTATTGGCCAGACTACTTCAAAGCTACTAAATTTGACTGGCAAGTAATAGAAAAAGCTTAGTAACCAATTACAATCCTTTAGAAACGAACACTTTTTTTCTCGGCCTCAAAACTACCTCAGGAAAAGAACCCACTAAATAGATAAGAGTTACTGCACTTTTGAATTGCCAAAGCGCAAAAGGATCAGGTTTTCTAGTGTAGGCCAGGAGAAGATGAACCCAGAAAAACTTTTTATGAGCAATAGCAAAACCTAAGAGCATCAGAAGAACTCTACATAAATTAATCTTGATAAAATCATGATCATGACTAGCAGAGCAATCTTTCCAGAAACCTAACAAATGAAAGGGGAAAGAGCAACTTACCTCTAGCCTAGAGATTAACCTACCTAAGAAGCAATGAACCTCTTCGATCAGTATAAGGCCTGGGAAACCCTAATTAAACCCTATAAAAACTTGAGAACTAGTTATGTCTTATATTTATGTCGGAAAATCTGGGCAGGTCTGCCCGCTGCCCTAAGCAGTGCCCAGAGCactgagggagggagagaggctAGTTCAAATTTCTATGGATCTAGGGATTATAAGTGATTaggaataataatattattgtggTCAGGGGCGCCTTGCCCGCTGCCCGTGCAAGAATATTTAT includes:
- the LOC122291151 gene encoding cyclin-dependent protein kinase inhibitor SMR9-like, yielding MAPSPTGRTRTRPTRKTRRRKHFKKRQLVQHSKINQEEASRSLPSNSSTPSCNDFSKIGDIDFDQGVHHEVPSSGCSTPKAQRFRIPEMSTCPPAPKKKRVASNCSLQRSPIPFFAPPDLELFFFFALQDISV